A single window of Flagellimonas maritima DNA harbors:
- a CDS encoding 6-pyruvoyl trahydropterin synthase family protein gives MKVKVSRKANFNAAHRLYRPDWSFDKNDAVFGKCNNPNYHGHNYDLIVSITGEIDKETGFVMDLKVLKDLIKEYVEEALDHKNLNEDVPEFKKLNPTAENIAVVIWNKLRPYIAETKELEIVLYETPRNFVTYSG, from the coding sequence ATGAAGGTTAAAGTAAGTAGAAAGGCCAATTTTAATGCAGCGCACAGACTGTATAGGCCTGACTGGAGTTTTGATAAGAACGATGCGGTTTTTGGAAAATGTAACAATCCAAATTATCATGGCCACAATTATGACCTCATTGTTAGTATAACGGGGGAAATTGATAAGGAAACTGGATTTGTCATGGACCTAAAAGTCCTAAAAGATTTGATCAAGGAATATGTGGAAGAAGCCTTGGACCATAAAAATCTTAATGAGGATGTGCCAGAATTTAAGAAATTGAATCCAACTGCGGAAAATATCGCTGTAGTTATCTGGAATAAGCTCAGGCCTTATATAGCCGAGACCAAAGAGTTGGAAATAGTACTCTACGAAACACCTCGAAACTTTGTAACATACTCAGGATAA
- the idi gene encoding isopentenyl-diphosphate Delta-isomerase: MKEENVILVNEADEPIGLMPKMEAHEKAVLHRAFSVFIMNGKGETMLQQRARNKYHSPLLWTNTCCSHQRSGESNIEAGKRRLLEEMGFKTDLKELFSFIYKAPFDNGLTEHELDHVMVGYYEDFPKINPNEVADWKWMHPKDIKDDIAKKPEDYTAWFKIIFERFYNHLLEKTVRNEG; the protein is encoded by the coding sequence ATGAAAGAAGAAAATGTGATATTGGTCAATGAGGCTGACGAACCTATTGGCTTAATGCCCAAAATGGAAGCTCATGAGAAAGCAGTTCTGCACAGGGCTTTCTCTGTTTTTATTATGAATGGCAAAGGAGAAACTATGTTGCAGCAGCGTGCCAGGAACAAGTATCATTCCCCGTTACTTTGGACTAATACCTGCTGTAGCCATCAACGTAGTGGCGAGAGCAATATTGAAGCTGGAAAACGACGTCTACTAGAAGAAATGGGTTTTAAAACAGATCTTAAGGAATTGTTTTCCTTTATTTACAAAGCTCCTTTTGATAATGGCTTAACGGAACATGAGCTTGATCATGTTATGGTGGGGTATTATGAGGATTTTCCAAAAATAAACCCAAATGAAGTGGCGGATTGGAAGTGGATGCATCCAAAAGACATTAAAGATGATATTGCCAAGAAACCTGAGGATTACACCGCTTGGTTTAAGATTATTTTTGAGCGTTTCTACAATCATTTATTAGAAAAAACAGTAAGAAATGAAGGTTAA
- a CDS encoding HYR domain-containing protein — protein sequence MENLNKKNVFLLILFLGSFIVSGQTTIWSEDFESYTNGTQTGNGTGTSTATWSTNDTDINVQASGGSQVLRGQQTRNTTAYWTTNTINVSGFALFSISLDANSGGSLDANQDIFRIEYRIDGGSYVEVEEASGVSSDPIQSSYNINSLSGNTLELRITFYNTGGDEFYEIDNILVEEGSGVSTNDPPSITATGNQEFCPGIPISVVETISITDSDDTTADEVSVQISSGYVNGEDLLTLTGSHPSITASWSVSEGKLTLTGPATLSAFETAVSAVQYSTSGMNPSGSRDFSITVGDTNFLPSTGHYYEYISDVGIRWTEARDAAALRTYYGLQGYLATLTSQEEADFSGSQAQGVGWIGASDAAVEGDWRWVTGPEAGTPFWSGNASGSTTPPFNFAYWNGGEPNQSGNEDYAHITANSVVRSPGGPGSWNDLRNQGGGGAYRPQGYVVEYGGMTGDPVINVTAVTMLNIDNEPPTASNPTPITVDCIGDVPTADVTVVTDEADNCSASPTVVFVSDSSDGNSNPETITRTYSITDGAGNSTNVTQIITVNDTTSPTASNLSNIAVECNSDIPPVNINDITDEADNCSIAANIVVAHVNDVSDGATSPETIIRTYSVTDEAGNSTNVTQTITVDDNTDPVIIGCPSNIIVNVDSGTCGAVANWTLPVASDNCGTVTLTDNNYSPGDNFFPGITTVTYTATDNAGNSTTCSFTITVTDNEDPVLTGPSDISVSTDSGSCEAVVNYTLPTVTDNCFMGDGTFPVIENFEVPSRNDLINVCYQFIGTTVSGNNPLSGTTSMRTSNLISGSSRTLISPLVYLNGTGQLTFLHRIDRARNNNRITVSLVDEADVATVVFTEVYSNNSIQSEAVDISITGNYRIRIDFDTNSNATDRGRIDDLVIPGLKIADTSGSGACPAASFQVVQNTGFTTGGSFPIGTTTNTFEVTDAFGNTGTYSFDITVSDNEAPTASDPSGITVECTGDVPAADTTVVTDGSDNCGTVTVAFVGDSALAGSNPGIITRTYSITDAAGNVTNVEQAITVDDTTDPTIVCPSDIARNVDPGLSTAVVAYTAPVGTDNCGTATTFQIAGLASGSAFPTGTTTNTFEVTDGAGNTITCSFDVTVVDSEAPVIDCPPDIVQDTDAGACQAVVAYTAPVGTDNAPGAVTVQIAGLAPGSVFPIGTTTNTFEVTDSSGLTATCSFDVTIEDNEAPTGSAPPDVTVECSANIPAVDIAALTGVTDNCSPLSNIVMAHVGDVSDGNSNPETITRTYSITDEAGNGINVEQAITVDDTTDPAIVCPSDIARNVDPGLSTAVVAYTAPVGTDNCGTATTVQIAGLASGSAFPTGTTTNTFEVTDGAGNTITCSFDVTVVDSEAPVIDCPPDMVQDTDAGACQAAVAYTAPVGTDNAPGAVTVQIAGLAPGSVFPIGTTTNTFEVTDSSGLTATCSFDVTIEDNEAPTASDPSGITVECTGDVPAADTTVVTDGSDNCGTVTVAFVGDSALAGSNPGIITRTYSVTDAAGNVTNVEQAITVDDTTDPTGSAPPDVTVECSANIPAVDIAALTGVTDNCSPLSNIVMAHVGDVSDGNSNPETITRTYSITDEAGNGINVEQAITVDDTTDPAIVCPSDIARNVDPGLSTAVVAYTAPVGTDNCGTATTVQIAGLAPGSAFPTGTTTNTFEVTDGAGNTITCSFDVTVVDSEAPVIDCPPDMVQDTDAGACQAVVAYTAPVGTDNAPGAVTVQIAGLAPGSVFPIGTTTNTFEVTDSSGLTATCSFDVTIEDNEAPTASDPSGITVECTGDVPAADTTVVTDGSDNCGTVTVAFVGDSALAGSNPGIITRTYSVTDAAGNSINVEQAITVDDTTDPTGSAPPDVTVECSANIPAVDIAALTGVTDNCSPLSNIVMAHVGDVSDGNSNPETITRTYSITDEAGNVTNVEQAITVDDTTDPAIVCPSDIARNVDPGLSTAVVAYTAPVGTDNCGTATTVQIAGLASGSAFPTGTTTNTFEVTDGAGNTVTCSFDVTVVDSEAPVIDCPPDIVQDTDAGACQAVVAYTAPVGTDNAPGAVTVQIAGLAPGSVFPIGTTTNTFEVTDSSGLTATCSFDVTIEDNEAPTASDPSGITVECTGDVPAADTTVVTDGSDNCGTVTVAFVGDSALAGSNPGIITRTYSVTDAAGNSINVEQAITVDDTTAPTGSAPPDVTVECSANIPAVDIAALTGVTDNCSPLSNIVMAHVGDVSDGNFNPETITRTYSITDEAGNGVNVDQTIIVQAVNPDIIIGDASAIEGENISFPITLSQAKCDEDLTLTFTFMDGTAESSDYINTNVQVIIPAGDISANVIVPTIDDTIDEVDEDFTIRLGTVDFGTVGDISDTAIGTILDNDSTPVNIDSDDDGIIDSFEDLNSDGDNDPTTDPTDTDSDGIPDYLDIDSDNDGIPDNIEAQTTTGYIAPSSIDINNNGLDDAYENSGNLGLIPEDSEGDGIPDYVDDDSDEDGVPDSIEGNDFNQDGIPDVELIGSDKDNDGLDDGYEGSTVIDIDVNDEISSPGSDLLDTDFDGVPNYRDSDDDDDGIETIDEDLNLDGNYANDDSNGDGLPNYLDPDIRPNTADEEEVDVINVITPNGDGIHDFLTIQNIENYPNNTVKIFNRWGVEVYATKSYNTTGNVFDGTSKGRVTLNKDNKLPVGTYFYILEYEDLTGNMKELSGYLYINR from the coding sequence ATGGAAAACCTCAATAAGAAAAATGTATTTCTTCTCATTTTATTTCTAGGATCTTTTATAGTCTCAGGACAAACTACAATATGGTCAGAAGATTTTGAAAGTTATACCAATGGAACCCAAACAGGTAATGGTACTGGAACCAGTACAGCTACATGGTCAACAAACGACACAGATATAAATGTTCAAGCTTCAGGAGGTTCACAAGTATTGAGAGGTCAACAAACTAGAAATACTACAGCATATTGGACTACAAATACTATAAATGTATCAGGTTTCGCACTTTTCTCGATTAGTTTAGATGCGAATTCAGGAGGCTCATTGGATGCGAACCAAGACATCTTTAGAATAGAATATCGTATAGACGGCGGAAGTTATGTTGAAGTAGAGGAGGCATCAGGTGTTTCATCAGACCCTATTCAATCTTCATATAATATTAATAGTCTGTCAGGTAATACATTGGAGTTAAGAATAACGTTCTATAATACTGGCGGGGATGAATTTTATGAAATAGATAACATCTTAGTTGAGGAAGGTTCTGGTGTATCAACTAATGATCCGCCTTCAATTACCGCGACGGGAAACCAAGAATTTTGCCCTGGCATACCAATTTCAGTTGTAGAGACTATTAGCATAACCGACTCAGATGATACTACCGCCGATGAAGTATCGGTACAGATATCTTCAGGTTATGTTAATGGAGAAGACCTTCTGACGTTGACAGGCTCCCATCCAAGTATTACGGCATCATGGAGCGTCTCAGAAGGAAAACTGACCTTAACAGGACCAGCAACTTTGTCGGCCTTTGAGACAGCTGTCAGTGCAGTTCAATATTCAACCAGTGGAATGAACCCTTCAGGAAGTAGAGATTTTTCTATTACAGTAGGAGATACAAATTTTTTACCATCAACTGGCCATTATTATGAGTATATATCTGATGTAGGCATTAGATGGACGGAGGCACGTGATGCAGCAGCACTACGTACCTATTATGGACTACAGGGATATTTAGCAACATTGACATCACAAGAAGAAGCAGATTTTTCAGGATCTCAGGCCCAAGGCGTAGGATGGATTGGAGCAAGTGATGCAGCTGTTGAAGGAGACTGGCGTTGGGTTACAGGACCAGAAGCAGGTACACCTTTCTGGAGTGGTAATGCATCAGGTAGCACAACACCACCATTTAACTTTGCTTATTGGAATGGAGGTGAACCAAATCAATCAGGTAATGAGGATTATGCGCATATAACAGCAAATTCGGTAGTGAGAAGCCCAGGAGGCCCAGGTTCTTGGAATGATTTACGAAATCAGGGGGGAGGCGGAGCATACCGACCACAAGGATACGTAGTGGAATATGGAGGCATGACGGGAGATCCAGTAATCAATGTTACAGCCGTCACAATGCTAAACATAGATAATGAACCACCTACAGCAAGTAATCCCACTCCAATCACTGTTGACTGCATCGGGGACGTCCCTACTGCTGATGTTACAGTGGTCACGGACGAGGCCGACAACTGCAGTGCCAGTCCTACAGTGGTTTTTGTAAGTGATTCTAGCGATGGGAACAGCAATCCTGAGACCATAACTAGAACCTACAGCATAACGGACGGTGCGGGGAACAGCACCAACGTTACGCAAATAATAACTGTTAATGATACTACCAGCCCAACTGCAAGTAACTTGTCAAATATTGCTGTGGAATGTAATTCAGATATCCCACCTGTAAATATAAATGACATTACTGACGAAGCGGACAATTGTAGTATAGCTGCCAATATTGTTGTAGCGCATGTAAATGATGTGAGCGACGGTGCCACATCACCAGAGACAATCATAAGAACTTATAGTGTAACAGATGAAGCTGGCAACAGCACCAATGTAACCCAGACCATCACGGTGGACGATAACACTGATCCTGTTATTATAGGTTGCCCTTCGAATATAATAGTAAATGTTGATAGTGGGACATGCGGAGCAGTAGCCAATTGGACGTTACCCGTAGCGTCTGATAATTGTGGAACCGTAACGCTCACAGATAATAACTACAGCCCGGGAGATAATTTTTTTCCAGGTATTACGACCGTGACATATACTGCTACTGATAACGCTGGAAATTCTACAACCTGTAGTTTTACCATAACAGTAACAGATAATGAAGACCCAGTTTTGACTGGTCCTTCGGATATATCAGTCTCAACAGATTCCGGTAGTTGCGAAGCAGTAGTCAATTATACATTACCAACAGTAACTGACAACTGTTTTATGGGAGATGGCACTTTCCCCGTCATTGAAAATTTTGAAGTTCCTAGCAGGAATGATTTGATAAACGTATGTTACCAGTTTATTGGCACTACAGTTTCGGGAAACAATCCATTATCAGGTACTACCAGTATGCGTACCAGTAATCTTATTTCGGGTTCATCCAGAACTTTGATTAGTCCACTGGTATATTTGAATGGCACAGGACAACTTACTTTTTTGCATAGAATTGATAGAGCACGTAATAATAATCGTATAACAGTTTCTTTGGTTGATGAGGCAGATGTTGCCACCGTAGTTTTCACAGAAGTATACAGTAATAATAGTATACAATCAGAAGCTGTAGATATTTCTATAACAGGAAATTATAGAATTAGAATTGATTTTGATACCAACAGTAATGCAACAGATAGAGGTCGTATTGATGATTTAGTAATTCCTGGATTGAAGATAGCGGATACTTCTGGTTCAGGGGCATGTCCAGCAGCCTCGTTTCAAGTCGTTCAAAACACAGGATTTACAACGGGAGGGTCATTTCCAATAGGAACGACGACGAATACCTTTGAAGTAACAGATGCTTTTGGTAATACGGGTACATATAGTTTTGACATAACGGTATCGGACAACGAGGCCCCCACTGCGAGCGACCCTTCGGGCATCACTGTGGAGTGCACCGGGGACGTCCCCGCGGCGGACACCACGGTGGTCACCGACGGTTCGGACAACTGCGGCACGGTGACGGTGGCCTTTGTGGGGGACAGCGCACTGGCGGGCAGCAACCCGGGCATTATCACGAGGACCTATAGCATAACGGACGCCGCGGGCAACGTCACCAATGTCGAACAGGCGATAACGGTGGACGATACGACGGACCCGACAATTGTTTGTCCATCGGACATTGCCCGGAACGTAGATCCGGGACTGTCCACGGCAGTAGTCGCGTATACGGCACCTGTAGGCACCGACAACTGTGGCACGGCCACTACGTTCCAGATAGCGGGACTGGCCTCCGGATCAGCGTTCCCAACAGGGACCACGACGAATACCTTTGAGGTAACGGACGGTGCGGGCAATACGATCACCTGTAGTTTTGATGTGACGGTAGTGGACAGTGAAGCACCCGTGATCGACTGTCCCCCTGATATAGTGCAGGATACGGATGCGGGAGCATGTCAAGCAGTAGTCGCGTATACGGCACCTGTAGGCACCGATAACGCCCCGGGAGCGGTCACGGTGCAGATAGCGGGACTGGCCCCCGGTTCGGTGTTCCCGATAGGGACCACGACGAATACCTTTGAAGTGACCGATTCATCGGGGCTTACGGCCACCTGTAGTTTTGACGTGACGATAGAGGACAACGAGGCCCCTACGGGCAGTGCACCACCTGACGTTACGGTGGAATGTTCTGCAAATATCCCAGCAGTCGATATAGCTGCCCTGACCGGGGTAACGGACAACTGCAGCCCATTGTCAAATATTGTAATGGCCCATGTGGGCGATGTCAGTGATGGGAACAGCAACCCTGAGACCATAACGAGAACGTACAGCATTACGGACGAGGCCGGCAACGGCATTAACGTCGAACAGGCGATAACGGTGGACGATACGACGGACCCGGCAATCGTTTGTCCATCGGACATCGCCCGGAACGTAGATCCGGGACTGTCCACGGCAGTAGTTGCGTATACGGCACCTGTAGGCACCGACAACTGTGGCACGGCCACTACGGTCCAGATAGCGGGACTGGCTTCGGGATCAGCGTTCCCAACAGGGACCACGACGAATACCTTTGAGGTAACGGACGGTGCGGGCAATACGATCACCTGTAGTTTTGATGTGACGGTAGTGGACAGTGAAGCACCCGTGATCGACTGTCCCCCTGATATGGTGCAGGATACGGATGCGGGAGCATGTCAAGCAGCAGTCGCGTATACGGCACCTGTAGGCACCGATAACGCCCCGGGAGCGGTCACGGTGCAGATAGCGGGACTGGCCCCCGGTTCGGTGTTCCCGATAGGGACCACGACGAATACCTTTGAAGTGACCGATTCATCGGGACTTACGGCCACCTGTAGTTTTGACGTGACGATAGAGGACAACGAGGCCCCCACGGCCAGCGACCCTTCGGGCATCACTGTGGAGTGCACCGGGGACGTCCCCGCGGCGGACACCACGGTGGTCACCGACGGTTCGGACAACTGCGGCACGGTGACGGTGGCCTTTGTGGGGGACAGCGCACTGGCGGGCAGCAACCCGGGCATTATCACGAGGACCTATAGCGTGACGGACGCCGCGGGAAACGTCACCAACGTCGAACAGGCGATAACGGTGGACGATACGACGGACCCCACGGGCAGTGCACCACCTGACGTTACGGTGGAATGTTCTGCAAATATCCCAGCAGTCGATATAGCTGCCCTGACCGGGGTAACGGACAACTGCAGCCCGTTGTCAAATATTGTAATGGCCCATGTGGGCGATGTCAGTGATGGGAACAGCAACCCTGAGACCATAACGAGAACGTACAGCATAACGGACGAGGCCGGCAACGGCATTAACGTCGAACAGGCGATAACGGTGGACGATACGACGGACCCGGCAATCGTTTGCCCATCGGACATTGCCCGGAACGTAGATCCGGGACTGTCCACGGCAGTAGTCGCGTATACGGCACCTGTAGGCACCGACAACTGTGGCACGGCCACTACGGTCCAGATAGCGGGACTGGCCCCAGGATCAGCGTTCCCGACAGGGACCACGACGAATACCTTTGAGGTAACGGACGGTGCGGGCAATACGATCACCTGTAGTTTTGATGTGACGGTAGTGGACAGTGAAGCACCCGTGATCGACTGTCCCCCTGATATGGTGCAGGATACGGATGCGGGAGCATGTCAAGCAGTAGTCGCGTATACGGCACCTGTGGGCACCGATAACGCCCCGGGAGCGGTCACGGTGCAGATAGCGGGACTGGCCCCCGGTTCGGTGTTCCCGATAGGGACCACGACGAATACCTTTGAAGTGACCGATTCATCGGGACTTACGGCCACCTGTAGTTTTGATGTGACGATAGAGGACAACGAGGCCCCCACGGCCAGCGACCCTTCGGGCATCACTGTGGAGTGCACCGGGGACGTCCCCGCGGCGGACACCACGGTGGTCACCGACGGTTCGGACAACTGCGGCACGGTGACGGTGGCCTTTGTGGGGGACAGCGCACTGGCGGGCAGCAACCCGGGCATTATCACGAGGACCTATAGCGTGACGGACGCCGCGGGCAACAGCATTAACGTCGAACAGGCGATAACGGTGGACGATACGACGGACCCCACGGGCAGTGCACCACCTGACGTTACGGTGGAATGTTCTGCAAATATCCCAGCAGTCGATATAGCTGCCCTGACCGGGGTAACGGACAACTGCAGCCCATTGTCAAATATTGTAATGGCCCATGTGGGCGATGTCAGTGATGGGAACAGCAACCCTGAGACCATAACGAGAACGTACAGCATAACGGACGAGGCCGGCAACGTCACCAACGTCGAACAGGCGATAACGGTGGACGATACGACGGACCCGGCAATTGTTTGCCCATCGGACATTGCCCGGAACGTAGATCCGGGACTGTCCACGGCAGTAGTTGCGTATACTGCACCTGTAGGCACCGATAACTGTGGCACGGCCACTACGGTCCAGATAGCGGGACTGGCTTCGGGATCAGCGTTCCCGACGGGGACCACGACGAATACCTTTGAGGTAACGGACGGTGCGGGCAATACGGTCACCTGTAGTTTTGATGTGACGGTAGTGGACAGTGAAGCACCCGTGATCGACTGTCCCCCTGATATAGTGCAGGATACGGATGCGGGAGCATGTCAAGCAGTAGTCGCGTATACGGCACCTGTGGGCACCGATAACGCCCCGGGAGCGGTCACGGTGCAGATAGCGGGACTGGCCCCCGGTTCGGTGTTCCCGATAGGGACCACGACGAATACCTTTGAAGTGACCGATTCATCGGGACTTACGGCCACCTGTAGTTTTGATGTGACGATAGAGGACAACGAGGCCCCCACGGCCAGCGACCCTTCGGGCATCACTGTGGAGTGCACCGGGGACGTTCCCGCGGCGGACACCACGGTGGTCACCGACGGTTCGGACAACTGCGGCACGGTGACGGTGGCCTTTGTGGGGGACAGCGCACTGGCGGGCAGCAACCCGGGCATTATCACGAGGACCTATAGCGTGACGGACGCCGCGGGCAACAGCATTAACGTCGAACAGGCGATAACGGTGGACGATACGACGGCCCCCACGGGCAGTGCACCACCTGACGTTACGGTGGAATGTTCTGCAAATATTCCAGCAGTCGATATAGCTGCCCTGACCGGGGTAACGGACAACTGCAGCCCATTGTCAAATATTGTAATGGCCCATGTGGGCGATGTCAGTGATGGGAATTTCAATCCGGAAACGATTACGAGGACCTATAGCATTACGGACGAGGCCGGCAACGGCGTCAATGTTGACCAAACAATCATTGTCCAGGCTGTGAATCCAGATATAATAATTGGGGATGCTTCGGCAATAGAAGGTGAGAACATTAGTTTTCCAATAACACTCAGTCAGGCTAAATGTGATGAGGATTTAACGTTGACATTTACCTTCATGGATGGAACCGCAGAATCTTCAGATTATATAAATACAAACGTTCAGGTAATTATTCCGGCAGGAGATATATCGGCAAATGTTATTGTACCAACAATTGATGATACAATTGATGAAGTGGATGAGGATTTTACAATAAGGTTAGGCACCGTAGATTTTGGTACGGTAGGGGATATTTCAGATACAGCCATAGGTACAATTTTGGATAATGATTCAACTCCAGTTAATATTGATAGTGATGATGACGGAATTATAGACAGTTTTGAAGATTTAAATTCTGATGGTGATAATGACCCAACCACTGATCCTACCGATACTGATAGTGACGGAATACCTGATTATCTTGATATTGATAGTGATAATGACGGCATCCCAGATAATATAGAAGCTCAAACTACTACTGGTTACATTGCCCCCAGTTCAATCGATATTAATAATAATGGTTTGGATGATGCATATGAAAATAGCGGAAATCTAGGATTGATACCAGAAGATTCTGAAGGAGATGGCATCCCGGATTATGTTGATGACGACAGTGATGAGGATGGTGTTCCTGATAGTATCGAAGGAAATGATTTTAATCAAGATGGTATACCTGATGTTGAATTGATCGGTTCTGATAAGGATAATGACGGACTTGATGATGGTTACGAAGGTAGCACAGTTATAGATATAGATGTTAATGATGAGATTAGCAGTCCCGGTTCTGATTTATTGGATACGGATTTTGATGGTGTTCCTAATTACAGGGATTCTGATGATGATGATGATGGCATTGAAACTATAGATGAGGATTTGAATCTGGATGGAAATTATGCAAACGATGACTCTAATGGAGATGGTTTGCCAAATTATCTAGACCCGGATATAAGACCAAATACAGCAGACGAAGAAGAAGTTGATGTAATCAATGTTATTACTCCCAATGGTGATGGTATACACGATTTCTTGACCATTCAAAACATAGAAAACTATCCAAACAATACGGTCAAAATTTTTAATAGGTGGGGTGTGGAGGTCTACGCAACCAAATCATACAACACAACTGGAAACGTCTTTGACGGCACATCCAAAGGAAGGGTTACACTCAACAAGGACAACAAGCTTCCGGTAGGGACATACTTTTATATTTTGGAGTATGAGGATTTAACCGGAAATATGAAAGAACTCTCGGGTTATTTATATATCAACCGATAA
- a CDS encoding type IX secretion system membrane protein PorP/SprF, which yields MKFVVIILFVFGTGLSLRAQQDAQYTQYMYNTVSVNPAYAGSRGHLSIAALYRNQWLGLDGAPQTQTLNLHTPIGYRGVGMGISIVNDQIGPTSETYFDADFSYTIYTSLEGRLSFGLKASAHMLDIRYSELDEFEIDPQLQTQQDIQNQFSPNIGAGVYYHTNRFYAGLSVPRILETTHFDESSVSTARERMNVYLITGYVWDLNPFLKFKPTLLTKMVQGAPLQTDISANFMFNEKFIGGIAYRWDAAFSGLFGFRVSDEMFIGLAYDREITDLGGTTFNDGSIEVIFRYDFIKNLGNLKSPRFF from the coding sequence GTGAAATTTGTAGTAATCATACTGTTTGTGTTTGGAACGGGTCTGTCCTTACGTGCACAACAAGATGCCCAGTATACACAATATATGTACAATACTGTGAGTGTGAATCCTGCTTATGCAGGTTCTCGAGGGCATTTGAGCATTGCTGCATTATATAGGAACCAATGGTTGGGATTGGATGGAGCTCCGCAAACCCAGACTCTTAATTTGCATACGCCTATTGGATACCGCGGGGTTGGCATGGGAATATCCATTGTCAATGATCAGATCGGACCTACGTCGGAAACTTATTTTGATGCGGATTTTTCATATACTATCTATACTTCTTTGGAAGGGAGGTTAAGTTTTGGGCTAAAAGCAAGTGCCCATATGCTGGATATTCGATATTCTGAACTGGATGAATTCGAAATTGATCCTCAGCTACAAACGCAACAAGATATACAAAACCAATTTTCACCAAATATCGGAGCCGGAGTCTATTATCATACAAATCGATTTTATGCAGGGCTTTCTGTACCTCGAATACTGGAGACTACACATTTTGATGAATCTTCAGTTTCGACTGCAAGGGAACGAATGAATGTATATCTGATAACAGGATATGTTTGGGATTTGAATCCTTTTCTCAAGTTTAAACCAACTCTGTTGACAAAAATGGTACAAGGAGCTCCGCTGCAAACAGATATATCTGCTAATTTTATGTTTAATGAGAAATTCATAGGTGGCATAGCCTACAGATGGGATGCAGCGTTTAGTGGATTGTTTGGATTTAGGGTTTCCGATGAGATGTTTATAGGTCTTGCCTATGACCGTGAAATCACTGATTTAGGAGGAACAACCTTCAATGATGGCTCAATTGAAGTTATCTTCAGGTATGATTTTATAAAGAATCTTGGCAATCTAAAATCTCCACGCTTCTTCTAA